The genomic region TAACCTTATCAAGACCCTTATGCTCAGTCCTCGCCTTAAGCATAAAGGCCACGTTGTATTCCTGATTGCCCACAGCCCTAAGAGCGTACACTCTACAACTCATTGCCTGCTCAGTACTACTCATCACCTTCCCCTAACCTAATGAGTTAATAAAACTTGCCCAACAATGAATTGCCTCGGCCTTATCTACGGCCAATACCCCTCGTGCTTAGTATAACGAGTATAAGCATGATGGTTAGTATTATGACTATTGTAAGTACGACGATTAAGTTAAGTGGGTATGGCAAACTAAAGTTAGCGCTACTCGTTAGGTACTGCTGCGCCACGCTGAATAGGAATGAGTAGACGCCGAGTATCGCTACTATTAATGAGCCCAGCTTAAGGATTATCATATAATTGCTCTTAGTCGGCTTCTTGGCCACCTTGAATATCCATGCAAGGGTACTTAACCAATTCATTATCCTCTTACCCAAGTCCTCACTGCTCATTGCATGTGCTATGGCTAATCAGTGATTATAAAATTTTCTAACCAATCGTCATAGGATTAACTGCCTAAAGAACTCCGCCTTACTAAATGGCCTTAAATCATCATACCCCTGCCCAACGCCGAGGAAGTAGATGGGCTTCTTAAGCTCATATAGGAAGGTCAGTATGGCACCACCTTTTGGGTACGCATCAACCTTGGTAACTATCAATCCATCAATCTTCACGTACTTACTATAGTACTTTGCAATGTCCAGCGCCTCATTGCCGAGTAGTGCGTCGGCAATGAATATCGATAGGTCAGGCCTACTAACCCTCTGTATTTTACTCAACTCATTCATTAAGTTAATGTCCGTGTGCATCCTACCGGCCGTGTCGATCATTACATAATCAATGCCCCTAACCTTAGCATGGTTTATTGCGTCATAAGCCACCGCGGCTGGGTCTGAGCCATAGCCATGCTTTATAACCCTAACACCGAGTTTAGTGGCATGACCCTCCAGTTGCTCGATGGCCCCAGCCCTGTAGGTGTCCGCAGCTGCCCACACTGCGGTATAACCCCTCTTCATTAACTGATGAGTTATCTTAGCTATTGTCGTGGTCTTACCATAACCATTTGGGCCCAGGAATAGGAGAACCACGGGCTTCTTCATTTGAAGAAGCCTTATGACCTCACTCATGAAGTCAACATCGGGTATATCACTGAATAGTTTACTCATTATGTCTATAATCCCATTCTTAATGACAGACTCCTTATCGCCAAACCTAGGTACTTTAAGGCCCCTTAAGTAATTGACTATCGCATTGCTTATTGCGTCAGCAACATCAACTGCCACATCAGATTCAACGAGTTGCATAAATAATTCATCACGTATTTCATTAAGCTTATCCTCACTTAACTCGGTAGTTGTTATTGAATTAACTATTGTGTTTGTTAATGATTTAAAGGCGTTCTTTAATTTATCGAACATCAAATAACACCTTATTGCCTAGATTGCTGTTGCTGCCTAATGGCCGCGCTTATGTAGAGGAGGAAGTTATCAATATCCGTTATCCTTTTTGCCACGTCAGCCGATTGCGCATCTAATTTTGACCTTAAATCTTCAAACTCCTTAATTCTCTCATCGATGTAGTTTATAGCGTATGAGATATCCATTTCAATCACAAAATTAGCACCAACACTTACCAGGACCTTCTCGCCCTGTACCGGTGAGGCCTTGATGAAGACGCCCCCACCAATCCCGGCGTATGTGTCCTGAACCACGCCCTTGCTTAGCAATGTTAGCATGTCCTTGGCGCTCCTTAATTCATTTATTGACTGCGTTACCAATGCAAGGTTCTGTCTAATAACATCAAGCAATGCCGCTAAGGAATTCCTCTCCTCGATTAATCTCTCGATATCCTCCCTCGTTATTACTATTCGCTGTGGTTGCTGAGACATTGATTGCCTCACCACTTAACAAGTGATTCCATGGATAGTAACTGCAATATCTCAGTACGCTTAACCTCATCCTTACTTATCTCCCTAACCTCCTCAATCCTAATCATACTCCTCTTCAACTTATGCCTACTGCCTAACTCGCTATAAGCCTTCTCCACGGCCTCGCTGGGCTTTGTGGCCAATAGCTCCAGGGAAAACCTCTGCCACTGCATCCCAATCCTCATACGCCCAGTGACTCTGTAAATTCTAACCGACACGTGATGCGTCTATGCATGAAATATTTAATCTTTTCCCAATATATTTTTAAAGGAGCATTGCCTATATCAGTCAGGTGGTTAGAATGGTCTTGACATGCGACGTCTGTGGTGCACTAATTGAGGGCGAGCCAGTCATTGTGGAAATTGACGGTGCCGTACTGACACTATGCCAGAGGTGTGCCCGTAAGTACACTAATGTTAAGGGCGTTAAGGTGATTAGGGGCCCTTCACAGGTTCAGGCGACGCAGCAGCCGGTGTCCGTAATTAAGTATGAATCTAGAAGGGGTGTTACGTATAGGGTTAGTAAGCCTAGGGTTAATGTTGATAAGTACGAGGTTGTTGAGAATTACGCTGAATTAATTAGGGAAGCTAGGGAGAGTCTTGGCATGAGTAGGGATGTTTTAGCTAAGGTGATTGGCGTTAAGGAGAGCATACTGAGGAGGATCGAGGATGGCCAGTTAATACCCGACGTTGAGCTCGCCAGGAAGCTCGAGAAGGCACTTGGTATTAGTTTATTAAGGGAGGCTGAGGACGTAGGCTACGAGACCCAGAAGCCCGTTAGTAAGTCATTAACGTTAGGTGATGTGGTGACTCTCCGCGAGAGAAGCAGGAATAAGTGATCTGCATAGTACATTGTGGCAATAGTTTTAAATAACGAGTGAGTTATAAAACACGTAGTGGGTAATAATAGGGCCAAGGCTTTATTGCTTGTTGCTGATGACGTTGGGGAGAATAGGATTAGGGAATTTCAGTTACTAAGTGAGGCTGGTGGTTATGAGGTTCTCGACACGATTATACAGAGGAGGAGGCCCGACACGCGTTATTACCTAGGTATTGGTAAGTTGGGTGAGGTTGAGTCGCTTGTTAGGTCCCTCGGGCCTGACGTGGTGATTACGTATCACCAGTTGAACCCGATACAGTACGTTAATCTTGAACGTAGGTTAAAGGTTAGGGTTATGGACAGGATACTGTTGATTCTCGAGATATTTGAGAGGAGGGCTGGTAGTAAGGAGGCTAAGCTTCAGATTGAGTTGACTAGACTTAGGCTTGAGATTCCGAGGGTTAGGGAGTTCATTAGGCTTGCAAAGATGGGTGAGCAGATAGGCTTCTATGGTGGTGGTGAGTACGCAATTGAGGCTTACTATAGGTATATGATGAGGAGGGTAGCCCATATCAGGAGGGAGTTAAGTGCGATTAAGAAGAGGAGGGAGATGCTCGTAATCAAGAGGAGGGACTATGGGCTACCGCAGGTCGCGCTCACTGGCTATACATCGGCTGGCAAGACCACGCTATTCAATAGGTTAGCCAGGGAGAGTAAGTACGTTGATGGTAAGCCCTTCGCAACGCTGGACACGTACTCAAGGCTCGTTAACTTCAATGGGTTAAACGCAATATTGACCGACACCATAGGTTTCATAGATGACCTACCGCCACTTCTCATTGAGTCCTTCTACGCAACCATTGCTGAGGTTCTCAATGCAGACCTTGTTCTCTTCATGATGGACATAAGCGATGATTATAGGGAATTCTCGAGGAAGTTCATGAGCTCATTGAAAATATTTAATGATTTAGGTATATCTAGAACTAAGATCCTACCTGTCCTTAACAAGGTTGATTTGATGGATGGTATCGACATTAATGATAAGATAGGCCTTGTGGAAAGCGAGTTTGGTAATTACGTATTGATATCCGCAAAGACTGGGGTGGGCATTGATGATTTAAGGGATGCTGTTAGGAGTAGGTTGGAGCCGTTAGTGGTTAATAAGAGGTATGGTAATAGTAAGAATTTTAACCCAATAGGCTAGTCATTCATTGATGGTCGAGGACCTGGAGACATCATTATTCCTTGAGTATGCAAGGAGGAAAATAGCCTTTGAGTACGATAATGAAGAGATGGGTGAACTAGCCGTTAAGATACTTAAGACATTGAGCGAGAGGAATGAGGCAATACCCGATGAAACCCTAGCCCTAATCCTAGGTATAAGTGCCACTGAGATAAGGAGAATACTGCATGTGATGCACAGGGCAGGGCTTGTAGGCCTTGTTCGTGAATCCACGGATCAATATAGGTATGAGTATAAGTGGTTCATTAATAAGGACTTCATTAGGAAGTTCCTCATACAGCATATTAACAATGTTGTGACTAAGCTCATGCATAGGATGAATACGCTGAGCAGGACAACGCTTTATATATGTCCAACGTGCTTCAGGGGATACACACTGGATGAGGTGTATGAGTATGACTTTAAATGCCCTAGAGACGATACTGAGTTGGTTCAGGTGGACGTCCCATCAGAAATAACCTTCCTAGCCAATGTAATTAAGAATTTGCGTGGGGAGGAGAAAGAGCAATAGTTTTGTTTTTACGTTACTTCATGCATTGCTAACAGGGACTATTAGTACTTGCCCTTGGACAACACCCTGGCTGCCGTGATTAATGGGTGCCAGACCGGTGCGGTGGGTGGGGAGTACGAAAGATCTGCGAAGAAGAAGTCATCAACCGTTGCCCCCTTGCCTATTAATGCTGCGGCAACGTCTATGTAGCCCGCGACTATCCTGTCAGGCCCAATTATCTGAACGCCTAGTACCCTGCCGCTTGTTTCATCCATGATCATCTTTATATTAACCTGAACACCGCCTGGGTAGTAATGCGCCGTGGTCCTAGCCTTAATCGTGGCAGACACGGGCTTGAAACCCTCCTCCCTCGCCTGCTTTTCCGTAAGGCCAGTCCTAGCTACGTAAAGACCAAATACCTTCGTTATTGCCGTACCCAACACACCAGGGAATTTTAGGAATCTACCCTTAACTGCATTGGCGCCAGCTACCTGCCCCATTTTATTGGCTGGTGGTGCCAGGGCTACGTACATCCTCTTCCCAGTAATTAAGCTCCAGGTCTCAGCGACGTCACCTGCAGCATAGACATTTGGTACTGAGGTCTCCATGTACTCATTAACCCAAACAGCCCCCGTCTCGCCTATTTTCGCGCCGGCCTTGACTGCGAGATCAACGTCTGGTCTGACGCCAACGCCCATCACCACCTTATCTACGTTGTACTCACCCTTCTCGGTAATTACCTTATTCACGTGGCCATTAACGCCCCTGAAGCCTACGACCTTCTCATTAAGGTGAAGTTCAATTCCATTCTTAATGAGTTCATCATGTATTAACTTAGCCATATCCTCATCAAACGTTGTTGGTAGCACGTGCGGCATCATTTCGAATAGGAGCACCCTCTTACCAAGATTCCTAAGCGCCTCGGCTACCTCAAGGCCTATGTAGCCGCCACCAACCACAGCGACGGTGCTCGCCTTCTCGACTTCCTCCCTTAATTTTGGCGCCTCATGCGGAAGCCTAAGTGTTAATATGCCATTTAGGTCATGACCTTCGACAGGAAGTGTTATTGGTTTTGCCCCGGTGGCTATTATGAGTACGTCCCACTGATACTTAACGGTTTCATTACCCTCCCTTGCATACACGACTTGGTTCTTGGTATCGACATCGAATACCTCAGCATTAACCTTAACAGTTATCCTCCTCTCCTTCGCAAACTCCTCTGGAGTGTATATTGCTAGCTCTTGAGCCTCCTTAACAACACCACCTATGTAATATGGTATTCCACATGGGGCGTGGCTTATGAATAAACCCTTATCAAGCATCACTATCTCAGCCTCAGGGTCTAACCTCCTGGCTCTAGCGGCAGCTGATGCACCAGCGGCGCCGCCGCCAATTATCACAATGCGTTTTCCCATATAGCCTCAAGGGCTATTACGACTTAATTAGTTTTTCCATGTTTAATTAACTGCATTCACCGTTAAGTCTCGTTAGCAATTCATTGATTATCTTCCTAGCAGTTAATGCATGCCTTCTTTTAATGGGGTATTGAATTGCCAACTCAGTATTACTCACCGTATCTGCGCTCCCATACTTAATACACTCAGCCACATACTTACTCACGTGGGGTGTTAATGTCCATGCTATTAACTCATGAATGACACCATCATCAATGACGCTGGGTATCCTCTTCGCCATTCTCATGAATGTTGACGTAACTAGATACTTCCTGTCGAGTATGTAATGAAGGAATTCGTGAACTGCCGTATCAACAATATTACTTATATCACTTACCGTGAGATCCTCCTTAGAAATTACGTCCGTTAATCTAAGTATGTCCCAAATTGATAATGCAATTACCTCATTCCTATTAATGGTCAGGACTTTCCCATAGATTGTTGGGTTATGGGTAAGTAGTGTCTTCGGTGTATCAATGTTAAATACTCTATTCATTATCATTAACGCTTTCATTACTAATTGAAAGTATACATTAGCATTAATCCTCGCTCTATTCACCCTATCATCAATGTAATACTCACACTCATTACCGCATACAATCATCAATCTCACGATTAATGATGAGCTTGCCCTAATGGTTATGACGTACGCACGATCATTCCCTCTCCTCATACTCTCTATAGTTACGTACTTATTAACGTCATAATCCTTCATAAGGGACTCTATGGTATCCTTAATAATTACTGCATACTCATCACCATTAGGCATGAAATTAGGATTAACCGAGCCTATCAGATTTAGAATAAGTCCGAGGGTGGATAATGCCATCCTCAGTTTAATACGTTGCCTATTAAGTAATAGTGTTAATGCATTTATAGATTTCAGGTTGTTTAGGAAATCATTATGAAGCCTTCCAACGTAATTCCATGAGAGATTAGTCAACATACTAATTATCACTAATGCAGTATTAACTTTATATTATCCGTAATTTAAATGATTCTTTTTAATGCATTAATTATTCTCTCGCGCAATATTATAAAATTCTTAAACAACTTGATAACACATGCCCTTACCAATAATAGGTGGTGTTAAGCCTCCCTGGATTACGGAATTAGGTGGTGTTGCTTCAGAGCATCCAGTGGCCAGTAGGTTGGGTGTTGATGTGCTCAACCTCGGTGGTAATGCCATTGATGCCGCAGTAACCACATCACTTGCATTAGCCCTCACGCAACCGCACCTTGGTGGTCTTGGTGGGGACTTCTTCGCAATGATTTACATAGCCAGGGAGGGTAGGGTCTACTTCCTAAACGCCAGTGGGTGGGCACCGAGAAGATTAAGCAGAGAGTTACTACTGCAGAGGGGGTTGAATGCGGTGCCATTAAGGGGTCCATTATCGCCCGTAGTCCCTGGATTACTGGCGGGGCTTCACGCGATGTGGAGGCGCTTTGGAACTGATGAGTGGAGGTCTCTTGTAAGGCCTGTCGTTGAGGTTGCGAGGAAGGGCTTCCCAGTAAGCCCCAGCTTTGTTAAGGCCATAGAATTACTCAGGAATGAGATTGCTGGAAATAATGATTTTAAGTCCGTTTACCCAATAAATACTAAGCCCTGGGACGTAATAAGGATAGAACCGTTAACCAAGACCTTCGAGTTAGTGATGGAGCACGGACCCGACATTCTATATCGAGGAGAGGTTGGTGAGGCCCTCGTGAATCACCTTCAGTCGGTTGGCGGTGTTATGGAGATGAGTGACTTAATGGAGTATGAACCTGAATGGCGTGATCCACTGAGCATTGATTATAAAGGGTTAACCATCTACGAATCACCACCCAATACCCAGGGCATAACCACATTAATGATACTGAGACTTCTTGAGGAGTTAAGGGTGAGTGTCGATGCCTGGTCACGCGGCAGGATTGAGACTTACCTAGGCATTTACAAAATCGCTTATGAGCTCAGGGATTTATACGTTGGCGACCCAAGGTTTGTTGAGGTACCAATTAATAAGCTCCTCGACCCGGGATTTCTCACGTCAGCGTATAAATCAGGGATTGGTAAGCAATTGAGTGGTTCTGGCGATACTACGTACTTCGTGGTTGTGGATAAGGAGGGTAATATCGTAAGTGCCATTCAAAGCCTGTACCAACACTTTGGTTCATTAGTTACCGAGCCCAGGTATGGAATTACACTCAATGATAGGGCCTCGGACTTCTCAATGGATGGACCAAATGCATTAATGCCTAGGAAGAGACCACTTCACACATTAAGCACTATAATAATCACTAAGGATGGAGAACCAAAGTACGCACTTGGGACCTCCGGGGCACACTTCAGGCCGCAGCAGCATACCCTATTTATAACGAACATGGTTGATTACGGATTAAGC from Vulcanisaeta distributa DSM 14429 harbors:
- the hflX gene encoding GTPase HflX → MGNNRAKALLLVADDVGENRIREFQLLSEAGGYEVLDTIIQRRRPDTRYYLGIGKLGEVESLVRSLGPDVVITYHQLNPIQYVNLERRLKVRVMDRILLILEIFERRAGSKEAKLQIELTRLRLEIPRVREFIRLAKMGEQIGFYGGGEYAIEAYYRYMMRRVAHIRRELSAIKKRREMLVIKRRDYGLPQVALTGYTSAGKTTLFNRLARESKYVDGKPFATLDTYSRLVNFNGLNAILTDTIGFIDDLPPLLIESFYATIAEVLNADLVLFMMDISDDYREFSRKFMSSLKIFNDLGISRTKILPVLNKVDLMDGIDINDKIGLVESEFGNYVLISAKTGVGIDDLRDAVRSRLEPLVVNKRYGNSKNFNPIG
- a CDS encoding gamma-glutamyltransferase family protein, which encodes MPLPIIGGVKPPWITELGGVASEHPVASRLGVDVLNLGGNAIDAAVTTSLALALTQPHLGGLGGDFFAMIYIAREGRVYFLNASGWAPRRLSRELLLQRGLNAVPLRGPLSPVVPGLLAGLHAMWRRFGTDEWRSLVRPVVEVARKGFPVSPSFVKAIELLRNEIAGNNDFKSVYPINTKPWDVIRIEPLTKTFELVMEHGPDILYRGEVGEALVNHLQSVGGVMEMSDLMEYEPEWRDPLSIDYKGLTIYESPPNTQGITTLMILRLLEELRVSVDAWSRGRIETYLGIYKIAYELRDLYVGDPRFVEVPINKLLDPGFLTSAYKSGIGKQLSGSGDTTYFVVVDKEGNIVSAIQSLYQHFGSLVTEPRYGITLNDRASDFSMDGPNALMPRKRPLHTLSTIIITKDGEPKYALGTSGAHFRPQQHTLFITNMVDYGLSPVEAIDAPRFLWDRKSLIIEEGYEVTGLTELHQVIRYPGRTGVASIAAFLDNGRKLLYADIRGDGLALGQ
- the pfdA gene encoding prefoldin subunit alpha; amino-acid sequence: MSQQPQRIVITREDIERLIEERNSLAALLDVIRQNLALVTQSINELRSAKDMLTLLSKGVVQDTYAGIGGGVFIKASPVQGEKVLVSVGANFVIEMDISYAINYIDERIKEFEDLRSKLDAQSADVAKRITDIDNFLLYISAAIRQQQQSRQ
- the rpl18a gene encoding 50S ribosomal protein L18Ae; its protein translation is MSVRIYRVTGRMRIGMQWQRFSLELLATKPSEAVEKAYSELGSRHKLKRSMIRIEEVREISKDEVKRTEILQLLSMESLVKW
- the ftsY gene encoding signal recognition particle-docking protein FtsY, whose protein sequence is MFDKLKNAFKSLTNTIVNSITTTELSEDKLNEIRDELFMQLVESDVAVDVADAISNAIVNYLRGLKVPRFGDKESVIKNGIIDIMSKLFSDIPDVDFMSEVIRLLQMKKPVVLLFLGPNGYGKTTTIAKITHQLMKRGYTAVWAAADTYRAGAIEQLEGHATKLGVRVIKHGYGSDPAAVAYDAINHAKVRGIDYVMIDTAGRMHTDINLMNELSKIQRVSRPDLSIFIADALLGNEALDIAKYYSKYVKIDGLIVTKVDAYPKGGAILTFLYELKKPIYFLGVGQGYDDLRPFSKAEFFRQLIL
- a CDS encoding transcription factor TFIIE codes for the protein MVEDLETSLFLEYARRKIAFEYDNEEMGELAVKILKTLSERNEAIPDETLALILGISATEIRRILHVMHRAGLVGLVRESTDQYRYEYKWFINKDFIRKFLIQHINNVVTKLMHRMNTLSRTTLYICPTCFRGYTLDEVYEYDFKCPRDDTELVQVDVPSEITFLANVIKNLRGEEKEQ
- a CDS encoding FAD-dependent oxidoreductase, producing MGKRIVIIGGGAAGASAAARARRLDPEAEIVMLDKGLFISHAPCGIPYYIGGVVKEAQELAIYTPEEFAKERRITVKVNAEVFDVDTKNQVVYAREGNETVKYQWDVLIIATGAKPITLPVEGHDLNGILTLRLPHEAPKLREEVEKASTVAVVGGGYIGLEVAEALRNLGKRVLLFEMMPHVLPTTFDEDMAKLIHDELIKNGIELHLNEKVVGFRGVNGHVNKVITEKGEYNVDKVVMGVGVRPDVDLAVKAGAKIGETGAVWVNEYMETSVPNVYAAGDVAETWSLITGKRMYVALAPPANKMGQVAGANAVKGRFLKFPGVLGTAITKVFGLYVARTGLTEKQAREEGFKPVSATIKARTTAHYYPGGVQVNIKMIMDETSGRVLGVQIIGPDRIVAGYIDVAAALIGKGATVDDFFFADLSYSPPTAPVWHPLITAARVLSKGKY
- a CDS encoding multiprotein bridging factor aMBF1, translating into MVLTCDVCGALIEGEPVIVEIDGAVLTLCQRCARKYTNVKGVKVIRGPSQVQATQQPVSVIKYESRRGVTYRVSKPRVNVDKYEVVENYAELIREARESLGMSRDVLAKVIGVKESILRRIEDGQLIPDVELARKLEKALGISLLREAEDVGYETQKPVSKSLTLGDVVTLRERSRNK